In Zonotrichia albicollis isolate bZonAlb1 chromosome 11, bZonAlb1.hap1, whole genome shotgun sequence, a single genomic region encodes these proteins:
- the LOC141730539 gene encoding peptidyl-prolyl cis-trans isomerase FKBP8-like isoform X7 codes for MPGPSPGGSPEREAGAGGRPRGPGRDRRVRFRLPHTAIAVPSVRDEEQLFYRRLEALAVPGPGGFGPLFASDGWSDLTEDRLLRKRVVRAGPDGPRPLPGQEVSVKVLGALEDGGLVERDPRLIFVPGHGDVVQVSPNRCAVQCRAGSAPPWAPTRQPRRARPQALELGVPTMQPGEVSFFLAAFPYAYGRPGREPDVPPEAPLLFEVTLLEVRDGPDPQPLPPAVRLRLGSQRRERGNFHFARGDFAAALRSYRLSLRALDGPTAAPPGPEEEEELREQRVKCLNNCAAAELKLGRAEEALAACEAALRICPDNGRALLRRGQLLAEQGRDAEAALVLKRALELDPASKVIHTELSRLAKRQSPPSSTGPQNPRHDPMPPPSPAAPAPPSAEGAI; via the exons ATGCCGGGCCCGTCGCCCGGCGGCTCCCCGGAGAGGGAAGCAGGGGCCggcgggcggccgcgggggcctGGCCGGGACCGGCGGGTGCGGTTCCGGCTGCCTCACACCGCCATCGCGGTGCCGTCGGTGCGCGACGAGGAGCAGCTCTTCTACCGGCGGCTGGAGGCTCTGGCAGTGCCGGGGCCCGGCGGCTTCGGGCCGCTCTTCGCTTCCGACGGTTGGAGCGACTTGACGG AGGACCGGCTGCTGCGGAAGCGCGTGGTGCGGGCCGGGCCGGACGGGCCGCGGCCGTTGCCGGGCCAGGAGGTGTCGGTGAAGGTGCTGGGCGCCTTGGAGGACGGCGGGCTGGTGGAGAGGGACCCGCGGCTCATCTTCGTGCCGGGTCACGGGGACGTCGTGCAGGTGAGCCCGAACCGGTGCGCGGTTCAGTGCCGTGCTGGCTCAGCGCCGCCCTGGGCTCCGACCCGCCAGCCCCGCCGTGCCCGCCCACAGGCTCTGGAGCTGGGCGTCCCCACCATGCAGCCCGGGGAGGTTTCCTTCTTCCTCGCCGCTTTCCCCTACGCCTACGGCCGCCCGGGCAG GGAGCCCGACGTGCCGCCCGAGGCGCCGCTGCTGTTCGAGGTGACGCTCCTGGAGGTGCGGGACGGCCCCGACCCCCAGCCGCTGCCGCCCGCCGTCCGCCTGCGCCTGGGCTCGCAGCGCCGGGAGCGGGGCAACTTCCACTTCGCGCGGGGTGACTTCGCCGCGGCGCTGCGGTCGTACCGGCTGTCCCTGCGCGCCCTGGACGGCCCCACCGCCG ctccgcctgGGCccgaggaggaagaggagctgcgGGAGCAGCGCGTGAAGTGCCTCAACAACTGCGCGGCTGCCGAGCTGAAGCTGGGGCGGGCGGAGGAGGCGCTGGCGGCCTGCGAGGCGGCCCTGCGGATCTGCCCCGACAACGGTCGGGCGTTGCTGCGGCGCGGACAG ctgctggcagagcagggccggGACGCAGAGGCGGCGCTCGTCCTgaagagagccctggagctggacCCGGCCAGCAAG GTGATCCACACCGAGCTCTCACGGCTGGCAAAGCGCCAGAGCCCTCCATCCAGCACCGGCCCGCAGAATCCCCGCCACGACCCGATGCCGCCGCCGAGCCCCGC AGCCCCCGCACCGCCCTCGGCGGAAGGAGCGATCTGA
- the LOC141730539 gene encoding peptidyl-prolyl cis-trans isomerase FKBP8-like isoform X2 produces MPGPSPGGSPEREAGAGGRPRGPGRDRRVRFRLPHTAIAVPSVRDEEQLFYRRLEALAVPGPGGFGPLFASDGWSDLTEDRLLRKRVVRAGPDGPRPLPGQEVSVKVLGALEDGGLVERDPRLIFVPGHGDVVQVSPNRCAVQCRAGSAPPWAPTRQPRRARPQALELGVPTMQPGEVSFFLAAFPYAYGRPGREPDVPPEAPLLFEVTLLEVRDGPDPQPLPPAVRLRLGSQRRERGNFHFARGDFAAALRSYRLSLRALDGPTAAPPGPEEEEELREQRVKCLNNCAAAELKLGRAEEALAACEAALRICPDNGRALLRRGQVGLASPRVVPLRSARPSSHPPLLSPQLLAEQGRDAEAALVLKRALELDPASKVIHTELSRLAKRQSPPSSTGPQNPRHDPMPPPSPACVGDLGCARTDARPVPGWRG; encoded by the exons ATGCCGGGCCCGTCGCCCGGCGGCTCCCCGGAGAGGGAAGCAGGGGCCggcgggcggccgcgggggcctGGCCGGGACCGGCGGGTGCGGTTCCGGCTGCCTCACACCGCCATCGCGGTGCCGTCGGTGCGCGACGAGGAGCAGCTCTTCTACCGGCGGCTGGAGGCTCTGGCAGTGCCGGGGCCCGGCGGCTTCGGGCCGCTCTTCGCTTCCGACGGTTGGAGCGACTTGACGG AGGACCGGCTGCTGCGGAAGCGCGTGGTGCGGGCCGGGCCGGACGGGCCGCGGCCGTTGCCGGGCCAGGAGGTGTCGGTGAAGGTGCTGGGCGCCTTGGAGGACGGCGGGCTGGTGGAGAGGGACCCGCGGCTCATCTTCGTGCCGGGTCACGGGGACGTCGTGCAGGTGAGCCCGAACCGGTGCGCGGTTCAGTGCCGTGCTGGCTCAGCGCCGCCCTGGGCTCCGACCCGCCAGCCCCGCCGTGCCCGCCCACAGGCTCTGGAGCTGGGCGTCCCCACCATGCAGCCCGGGGAGGTTTCCTTCTTCCTCGCCGCTTTCCCCTACGCCTACGGCCGCCCGGGCAG GGAGCCCGACGTGCCGCCCGAGGCGCCGCTGCTGTTCGAGGTGACGCTCCTGGAGGTGCGGGACGGCCCCGACCCCCAGCCGCTGCCGCCCGCCGTCCGCCTGCGCCTGGGCTCGCAGCGCCGGGAGCGGGGCAACTTCCACTTCGCGCGGGGTGACTTCGCCGCGGCGCTGCGGTCGTACCGGCTGTCCCTGCGCGCCCTGGACGGCCCCACCGCCG ctccgcctgGGCccgaggaggaagaggagctgcgGGAGCAGCGCGTGAAGTGCCTCAACAACTGCGCGGCTGCCGAGCTGAAGCTGGGGCGGGCGGAGGAGGCGCTGGCGGCCTGCGAGGCGGCCCTGCGGATCTGCCCCGACAACGGTCGGGCGTTGCTGCGGCGCGGACAGGTGGGACTCGCATCGCCCCGCGTCGTCCCGCTCCGCTCGGCCCGGCCGTCCAGCCACCCTCCGCTCCTCTCCccgcagctgctggcagagcagggccggGACGCAGAGGCGGCGCTCGTCCTgaagagagccctggagctggacCCGGCCAGCAAG GTGATCCACACCGAGCTCTCACGGCTGGCAAAGCGCCAGAGCCCTCCATCCAGCACCGGCCCGCAGAATCCCCGCCACGACCCGATGCCGCCGCCGAGCCCCGCGTGCGTAGGCGACCTGGGCTGTGCAAGGACGGATGCCCGTCCCGTACCCGGTTGGCGCGGATAG
- the LOC141730539 gene encoding peptidyl-prolyl cis-trans isomerase FKBP8-like isoform X1 has product MPGPSPGGSPEREAGAGGRPRGPGRDRRVRFRLPHTAIAVPSVRDEEQLFYRRLEALAVPGPGGFGPLFASDGWSDLTEDRLLRKRVVRAGPDGPRPLPGQEVSVKVLGALEDGGLVERDPRLIFVPGHGDVVQVSPNRCAVQCRAGSAPPWAPTRQPRRARPQALELGVPTMQPGEVSFFLAAFPYAYGRPGSREPDVPPEAPLLFEVTLLEVRDGPDPQPLPPAVRLRLGSQRRERGNFHFARGDFAAALRSYRLSLRALDGPTAAPPGPEEEEELREQRVKCLNNCAAAELKLGRAEEALAACEAALRICPDNGRALLRRGQVGLASPRVVPLRSARPSSHPPLLSPQLLAEQGRDAEAALVLKRALELDPASKVIHTELSRLAKRQSPPSSTGPQNPRHDPMPPPSPACVGDLGCARTDARPVPGWRG; this is encoded by the exons ATGCCGGGCCCGTCGCCCGGCGGCTCCCCGGAGAGGGAAGCAGGGGCCggcgggcggccgcgggggcctGGCCGGGACCGGCGGGTGCGGTTCCGGCTGCCTCACACCGCCATCGCGGTGCCGTCGGTGCGCGACGAGGAGCAGCTCTTCTACCGGCGGCTGGAGGCTCTGGCAGTGCCGGGGCCCGGCGGCTTCGGGCCGCTCTTCGCTTCCGACGGTTGGAGCGACTTGACGG AGGACCGGCTGCTGCGGAAGCGCGTGGTGCGGGCCGGGCCGGACGGGCCGCGGCCGTTGCCGGGCCAGGAGGTGTCGGTGAAGGTGCTGGGCGCCTTGGAGGACGGCGGGCTGGTGGAGAGGGACCCGCGGCTCATCTTCGTGCCGGGTCACGGGGACGTCGTGCAGGTGAGCCCGAACCGGTGCGCGGTTCAGTGCCGTGCTGGCTCAGCGCCGCCCTGGGCTCCGACCCGCCAGCCCCGCCGTGCCCGCCCACAGGCTCTGGAGCTGGGCGTCCCCACCATGCAGCCCGGGGAGGTTTCCTTCTTCCTCGCCGCTTTCCCCTACGCCTACGGCCGCCCGGGCAG CAGGGAGCCCGACGTGCCGCCCGAGGCGCCGCTGCTGTTCGAGGTGACGCTCCTGGAGGTGCGGGACGGCCCCGACCCCCAGCCGCTGCCGCCCGCCGTCCGCCTGCGCCTGGGCTCGCAGCGCCGGGAGCGGGGCAACTTCCACTTCGCGCGGGGTGACTTCGCCGCGGCGCTGCGGTCGTACCGGCTGTCCCTGCGCGCCCTGGACGGCCCCACCGCCG ctccgcctgGGCccgaggaggaagaggagctgcgGGAGCAGCGCGTGAAGTGCCTCAACAACTGCGCGGCTGCCGAGCTGAAGCTGGGGCGGGCGGAGGAGGCGCTGGCGGCCTGCGAGGCGGCCCTGCGGATCTGCCCCGACAACGGTCGGGCGTTGCTGCGGCGCGGACAGGTGGGACTCGCATCGCCCCGCGTCGTCCCGCTCCGCTCGGCCCGGCCGTCCAGCCACCCTCCGCTCCTCTCCccgcagctgctggcagagcagggccggGACGCAGAGGCGGCGCTCGTCCTgaagagagccctggagctggacCCGGCCAGCAAG GTGATCCACACCGAGCTCTCACGGCTGGCAAAGCGCCAGAGCCCTCCATCCAGCACCGGCCCGCAGAATCCCCGCCACGACCCGATGCCGCCGCCGAGCCCCGCGTGCGTAGGCGACCTGGGCTGTGCAAGGACGGATGCCCGTCCCGTACCCGGTTGGCGCGGATAG
- the LOC141730539 gene encoding peptidyl-prolyl cis-trans isomerase FKBP8-like isoform X3 — protein MPGPSPGGSPEREAGAGGRPRGPGRDRRVRFRLPHTAIAVPSVRDEEQLFYRRLEALAVPGPGGFGPLFASDGWSDLTEDRLLRKRVVRAGPDGPRPLPGQEVSVKVLGALEDGGLVERDPRLIFVPGHGDVVQVSPNRCAVQCRAGSAPPWAPTRQPRRARPQALELGVPTMQPGEVSFFLAAFPYAYGRPGSREPDVPPEAPLLFEVTLLEVRDGPDPQPLPPAVRLRLGSQRRERGNFHFARGDFAAALRSYRLSLRALDGPTAAPPGPEEEEELREQRVKCLNNCAAAELKLGRAEEALAACEAALRICPDNGRALLRRGQVGLASPRVVPLRSARPSSHPPLLSPQLLAEQGRDAEAALVLKRALELDPASKVIHTELSRLAKRQSPPSSTGPQNPRHDPMPPPSPAAPAPPSAEGAI, from the exons ATGCCGGGCCCGTCGCCCGGCGGCTCCCCGGAGAGGGAAGCAGGGGCCggcgggcggccgcgggggcctGGCCGGGACCGGCGGGTGCGGTTCCGGCTGCCTCACACCGCCATCGCGGTGCCGTCGGTGCGCGACGAGGAGCAGCTCTTCTACCGGCGGCTGGAGGCTCTGGCAGTGCCGGGGCCCGGCGGCTTCGGGCCGCTCTTCGCTTCCGACGGTTGGAGCGACTTGACGG AGGACCGGCTGCTGCGGAAGCGCGTGGTGCGGGCCGGGCCGGACGGGCCGCGGCCGTTGCCGGGCCAGGAGGTGTCGGTGAAGGTGCTGGGCGCCTTGGAGGACGGCGGGCTGGTGGAGAGGGACCCGCGGCTCATCTTCGTGCCGGGTCACGGGGACGTCGTGCAGGTGAGCCCGAACCGGTGCGCGGTTCAGTGCCGTGCTGGCTCAGCGCCGCCCTGGGCTCCGACCCGCCAGCCCCGCCGTGCCCGCCCACAGGCTCTGGAGCTGGGCGTCCCCACCATGCAGCCCGGGGAGGTTTCCTTCTTCCTCGCCGCTTTCCCCTACGCCTACGGCCGCCCGGGCAG CAGGGAGCCCGACGTGCCGCCCGAGGCGCCGCTGCTGTTCGAGGTGACGCTCCTGGAGGTGCGGGACGGCCCCGACCCCCAGCCGCTGCCGCCCGCCGTCCGCCTGCGCCTGGGCTCGCAGCGCCGGGAGCGGGGCAACTTCCACTTCGCGCGGGGTGACTTCGCCGCGGCGCTGCGGTCGTACCGGCTGTCCCTGCGCGCCCTGGACGGCCCCACCGCCG ctccgcctgGGCccgaggaggaagaggagctgcgGGAGCAGCGCGTGAAGTGCCTCAACAACTGCGCGGCTGCCGAGCTGAAGCTGGGGCGGGCGGAGGAGGCGCTGGCGGCCTGCGAGGCGGCCCTGCGGATCTGCCCCGACAACGGTCGGGCGTTGCTGCGGCGCGGACAGGTGGGACTCGCATCGCCCCGCGTCGTCCCGCTCCGCTCGGCCCGGCCGTCCAGCCACCCTCCGCTCCTCTCCccgcagctgctggcagagcagggccggGACGCAGAGGCGGCGCTCGTCCTgaagagagccctggagctggacCCGGCCAGCAAG GTGATCCACACCGAGCTCTCACGGCTGGCAAAGCGCCAGAGCCCTCCATCCAGCACCGGCCCGCAGAATCCCCGCCACGACCCGATGCCGCCGCCGAGCCCCGC AGCCCCCGCACCGCCCTCGGCGGAAGGAGCGATCTGA
- the LOC141730539 gene encoding peptidyl-prolyl cis-trans isomerase FKBP8-like isoform X4, producing the protein MPGPSPGGSPEREAGAGGRPRGPGRDRRVRFRLPHTAIAVPSVRDEEQLFYRRLEALAVPGPGGFGPLFASDGWSDLTEDRLLRKRVVRAGPDGPRPLPGQEVSVKVLGALEDGGLVERDPRLIFVPGHGDVVQVSPNRCAVQCRAGSAPPWAPTRQPRRARPQALELGVPTMQPGEVSFFLAAFPYAYGRPGSREPDVPPEAPLLFEVTLLEVRDGPDPQPLPPAVRLRLGSQRRERGNFHFARGDFAAALRSYRLSLRALDGPTAAPPGPEEEEELREQRVKCLNNCAAAELKLGRAEEALAACEAALRICPDNGRALLRRGQLLAEQGRDAEAALVLKRALELDPASKVIHTELSRLAKRQSPPSSTGPQNPRHDPMPPPSPACVGDLGCARTDARPVPGWRG; encoded by the exons ATGCCGGGCCCGTCGCCCGGCGGCTCCCCGGAGAGGGAAGCAGGGGCCggcgggcggccgcgggggcctGGCCGGGACCGGCGGGTGCGGTTCCGGCTGCCTCACACCGCCATCGCGGTGCCGTCGGTGCGCGACGAGGAGCAGCTCTTCTACCGGCGGCTGGAGGCTCTGGCAGTGCCGGGGCCCGGCGGCTTCGGGCCGCTCTTCGCTTCCGACGGTTGGAGCGACTTGACGG AGGACCGGCTGCTGCGGAAGCGCGTGGTGCGGGCCGGGCCGGACGGGCCGCGGCCGTTGCCGGGCCAGGAGGTGTCGGTGAAGGTGCTGGGCGCCTTGGAGGACGGCGGGCTGGTGGAGAGGGACCCGCGGCTCATCTTCGTGCCGGGTCACGGGGACGTCGTGCAGGTGAGCCCGAACCGGTGCGCGGTTCAGTGCCGTGCTGGCTCAGCGCCGCCCTGGGCTCCGACCCGCCAGCCCCGCCGTGCCCGCCCACAGGCTCTGGAGCTGGGCGTCCCCACCATGCAGCCCGGGGAGGTTTCCTTCTTCCTCGCCGCTTTCCCCTACGCCTACGGCCGCCCGGGCAG CAGGGAGCCCGACGTGCCGCCCGAGGCGCCGCTGCTGTTCGAGGTGACGCTCCTGGAGGTGCGGGACGGCCCCGACCCCCAGCCGCTGCCGCCCGCCGTCCGCCTGCGCCTGGGCTCGCAGCGCCGGGAGCGGGGCAACTTCCACTTCGCGCGGGGTGACTTCGCCGCGGCGCTGCGGTCGTACCGGCTGTCCCTGCGCGCCCTGGACGGCCCCACCGCCG ctccgcctgGGCccgaggaggaagaggagctgcgGGAGCAGCGCGTGAAGTGCCTCAACAACTGCGCGGCTGCCGAGCTGAAGCTGGGGCGGGCGGAGGAGGCGCTGGCGGCCTGCGAGGCGGCCCTGCGGATCTGCCCCGACAACGGTCGGGCGTTGCTGCGGCGCGGACAG ctgctggcagagcagggccggGACGCAGAGGCGGCGCTCGTCCTgaagagagccctggagctggacCCGGCCAGCAAG GTGATCCACACCGAGCTCTCACGGCTGGCAAAGCGCCAGAGCCCTCCATCCAGCACCGGCCCGCAGAATCCCCGCCACGACCCGATGCCGCCGCCGAGCCCCGCGTGCGTAGGCGACCTGGGCTGTGCAAGGACGGATGCCCGTCCCGTACCCGGTTGGCGCGGATAG
- the LOC141730539 gene encoding peptidyl-prolyl cis-trans isomerase FKBP8-like isoform X5: protein MPGPSPGGSPEREAGAGGRPRGPGRDRRVRFRLPHTAIAVPSVRDEEQLFYRRLEALAVPGPGGFGPLFASDGWSDLTEDRLLRKRVVRAGPDGPRPLPGQEVSVKVLGALEDGGLVERDPRLIFVPGHGDVVQALELGVPTMQPGEVSFFLAAFPYAYGRPGSREPDVPPEAPLLFEVTLLEVRDGPDPQPLPPAVRLRLGSQRRERGNFHFARGDFAAALRSYRLSLRALDGPTAAPPGPEEEEELREQRVKCLNNCAAAELKLGRAEEALAACEAALRICPDNGRALLRRGQVGLASPRVVPLRSARPSSHPPLLSPQLLAEQGRDAEAALVLKRALELDPASKVIHTELSRLAKRQSPPSSTGPQNPRHDPMPPPSPACVGDLGCARTDARPVPGWRG, encoded by the exons ATGCCGGGCCCGTCGCCCGGCGGCTCCCCGGAGAGGGAAGCAGGGGCCggcgggcggccgcgggggcctGGCCGGGACCGGCGGGTGCGGTTCCGGCTGCCTCACACCGCCATCGCGGTGCCGTCGGTGCGCGACGAGGAGCAGCTCTTCTACCGGCGGCTGGAGGCTCTGGCAGTGCCGGGGCCCGGCGGCTTCGGGCCGCTCTTCGCTTCCGACGGTTGGAGCGACTTGACGG AGGACCGGCTGCTGCGGAAGCGCGTGGTGCGGGCCGGGCCGGACGGGCCGCGGCCGTTGCCGGGCCAGGAGGTGTCGGTGAAGGTGCTGGGCGCCTTGGAGGACGGCGGGCTGGTGGAGAGGGACCCGCGGCTCATCTTCGTGCCGGGTCACGGGGACGTCGTGCAG GCTCTGGAGCTGGGCGTCCCCACCATGCAGCCCGGGGAGGTTTCCTTCTTCCTCGCCGCTTTCCCCTACGCCTACGGCCGCCCGGGCAG CAGGGAGCCCGACGTGCCGCCCGAGGCGCCGCTGCTGTTCGAGGTGACGCTCCTGGAGGTGCGGGACGGCCCCGACCCCCAGCCGCTGCCGCCCGCCGTCCGCCTGCGCCTGGGCTCGCAGCGCCGGGAGCGGGGCAACTTCCACTTCGCGCGGGGTGACTTCGCCGCGGCGCTGCGGTCGTACCGGCTGTCCCTGCGCGCCCTGGACGGCCCCACCGCCG ctccgcctgGGCccgaggaggaagaggagctgcgGGAGCAGCGCGTGAAGTGCCTCAACAACTGCGCGGCTGCCGAGCTGAAGCTGGGGCGGGCGGAGGAGGCGCTGGCGGCCTGCGAGGCGGCCCTGCGGATCTGCCCCGACAACGGTCGGGCGTTGCTGCGGCGCGGACAGGTGGGACTCGCATCGCCCCGCGTCGTCCCGCTCCGCTCGGCCCGGCCGTCCAGCCACCCTCCGCTCCTCTCCccgcagctgctggcagagcagggccggGACGCAGAGGCGGCGCTCGTCCTgaagagagccctggagctggacCCGGCCAGCAAG GTGATCCACACCGAGCTCTCACGGCTGGCAAAGCGCCAGAGCCCTCCATCCAGCACCGGCCCGCAGAATCCCCGCCACGACCCGATGCCGCCGCCGAGCCCCGCGTGCGTAGGCGACCTGGGCTGTGCAAGGACGGATGCCCGTCCCGTACCCGGTTGGCGCGGATAG
- the LOC141730539 gene encoding peptidyl-prolyl cis-trans isomerase FKBP8-like isoform X6 has product MPGPSPGGSPEREAGAGGRPRGPGRDRRVRFRLPHTAIAVPSVRDEEQLFYRRLEALAVPGPGGFGPLFASDGWSDLTEDRLLRKRVVRAGPDGPRPLPGQEVSVKVLGALEDGGLVERDPRLIFVPGHGDVVQALELGVPTMQPGEVSFFLAAFPYAYGRPGREPDVPPEAPLLFEVTLLEVRDGPDPQPLPPAVRLRLGSQRRERGNFHFARGDFAAALRSYRLSLRALDGPTAAPPGPEEEEELREQRVKCLNNCAAAELKLGRAEEALAACEAALRICPDNGRALLRRGQVGLASPRVVPLRSARPSSHPPLLSPQLLAEQGRDAEAALVLKRALELDPASKVIHTELSRLAKRQSPPSSTGPQNPRHDPMPPPSPACVGDLGCARTDARPVPGWRG; this is encoded by the exons ATGCCGGGCCCGTCGCCCGGCGGCTCCCCGGAGAGGGAAGCAGGGGCCggcgggcggccgcgggggcctGGCCGGGACCGGCGGGTGCGGTTCCGGCTGCCTCACACCGCCATCGCGGTGCCGTCGGTGCGCGACGAGGAGCAGCTCTTCTACCGGCGGCTGGAGGCTCTGGCAGTGCCGGGGCCCGGCGGCTTCGGGCCGCTCTTCGCTTCCGACGGTTGGAGCGACTTGACGG AGGACCGGCTGCTGCGGAAGCGCGTGGTGCGGGCCGGGCCGGACGGGCCGCGGCCGTTGCCGGGCCAGGAGGTGTCGGTGAAGGTGCTGGGCGCCTTGGAGGACGGCGGGCTGGTGGAGAGGGACCCGCGGCTCATCTTCGTGCCGGGTCACGGGGACGTCGTGCAG GCTCTGGAGCTGGGCGTCCCCACCATGCAGCCCGGGGAGGTTTCCTTCTTCCTCGCCGCTTTCCCCTACGCCTACGGCCGCCCGGGCAG GGAGCCCGACGTGCCGCCCGAGGCGCCGCTGCTGTTCGAGGTGACGCTCCTGGAGGTGCGGGACGGCCCCGACCCCCAGCCGCTGCCGCCCGCCGTCCGCCTGCGCCTGGGCTCGCAGCGCCGGGAGCGGGGCAACTTCCACTTCGCGCGGGGTGACTTCGCCGCGGCGCTGCGGTCGTACCGGCTGTCCCTGCGCGCCCTGGACGGCCCCACCGCCG ctccgcctgGGCccgaggaggaagaggagctgcgGGAGCAGCGCGTGAAGTGCCTCAACAACTGCGCGGCTGCCGAGCTGAAGCTGGGGCGGGCGGAGGAGGCGCTGGCGGCCTGCGAGGCGGCCCTGCGGATCTGCCCCGACAACGGTCGGGCGTTGCTGCGGCGCGGACAGGTGGGACTCGCATCGCCCCGCGTCGTCCCGCTCCGCTCGGCCCGGCCGTCCAGCCACCCTCCGCTCCTCTCCccgcagctgctggcagagcagggccggGACGCAGAGGCGGCGCTCGTCCTgaagagagccctggagctggacCCGGCCAGCAAG GTGATCCACACCGAGCTCTCACGGCTGGCAAAGCGCCAGAGCCCTCCATCCAGCACCGGCCCGCAGAATCCCCGCCACGACCCGATGCCGCCGCCGAGCCCCGCGTGCGTAGGCGACCTGGGCTGTGCAAGGACGGATGCCCGTCCCGTACCCGGTTGGCGCGGATAG
- the LOC141730539 gene encoding peptidyl-prolyl cis-trans isomerase FKBP8-like isoform X8 yields the protein MPGPSPGGSPEREAGAGGRPRGPGRDRRVRFRLPHTAIAVPSVRDEEQLFYRRLEALAVPGPGGFGPLFASDGWSDLTEDRLLRKRVVRAGPDGPRPLPGQEVSVKVLGALEDGGLVERDPRLIFVPGHGDVVQALELGVPTMQPGEVSFFLAAFPYAYGRPGREPDVPPEAPLLFEVTLLEVRDGPDPQPLPPAVRLRLGSQRRERGNFHFARGDFAAALRSYRLSLRALDGPTAAPPGPEEEEELREQRVKCLNNCAAAELKLGRAEEALAACEAALRICPDNGRALLRRGQLLAEQGRDAEAALVLKRALELDPASKVIHTELSRLAKRQSPPSSTGPQNPRHDPMPPPSPACVGDLGCARTDARPVPGWRG from the exons ATGCCGGGCCCGTCGCCCGGCGGCTCCCCGGAGAGGGAAGCAGGGGCCggcgggcggccgcgggggcctGGCCGGGACCGGCGGGTGCGGTTCCGGCTGCCTCACACCGCCATCGCGGTGCCGTCGGTGCGCGACGAGGAGCAGCTCTTCTACCGGCGGCTGGAGGCTCTGGCAGTGCCGGGGCCCGGCGGCTTCGGGCCGCTCTTCGCTTCCGACGGTTGGAGCGACTTGACGG AGGACCGGCTGCTGCGGAAGCGCGTGGTGCGGGCCGGGCCGGACGGGCCGCGGCCGTTGCCGGGCCAGGAGGTGTCGGTGAAGGTGCTGGGCGCCTTGGAGGACGGCGGGCTGGTGGAGAGGGACCCGCGGCTCATCTTCGTGCCGGGTCACGGGGACGTCGTGCAG GCTCTGGAGCTGGGCGTCCCCACCATGCAGCCCGGGGAGGTTTCCTTCTTCCTCGCCGCTTTCCCCTACGCCTACGGCCGCCCGGGCAG GGAGCCCGACGTGCCGCCCGAGGCGCCGCTGCTGTTCGAGGTGACGCTCCTGGAGGTGCGGGACGGCCCCGACCCCCAGCCGCTGCCGCCCGCCGTCCGCCTGCGCCTGGGCTCGCAGCGCCGGGAGCGGGGCAACTTCCACTTCGCGCGGGGTGACTTCGCCGCGGCGCTGCGGTCGTACCGGCTGTCCCTGCGCGCCCTGGACGGCCCCACCGCCG ctccgcctgGGCccgaggaggaagaggagctgcgGGAGCAGCGCGTGAAGTGCCTCAACAACTGCGCGGCTGCCGAGCTGAAGCTGGGGCGGGCGGAGGAGGCGCTGGCGGCCTGCGAGGCGGCCCTGCGGATCTGCCCCGACAACGGTCGGGCGTTGCTGCGGCGCGGACAG ctgctggcagagcagggccggGACGCAGAGGCGGCGCTCGTCCTgaagagagccctggagctggacCCGGCCAGCAAG GTGATCCACACCGAGCTCTCACGGCTGGCAAAGCGCCAGAGCCCTCCATCCAGCACCGGCCCGCAGAATCCCCGCCACGACCCGATGCCGCCGCCGAGCCCCGCGTGCGTAGGCGACCTGGGCTGTGCAAGGACGGATGCCCGTCCCGTACCCGGTTGGCGCGGATAG
- the SERF2 gene encoding small EDRK-rich factor 2, producing the protein MTRGNQRELARQKNLKKQSDSGKGKRRDDGLSAAARKQRDSEIMQQKQKKADEKKEGNK; encoded by the exons ATGACCC GCGGGAACCAGCGCGAACTGGCGCGGCAGAAGAACCTGAAGAAGCAGAGCGACTCGGGCAAGGGCAAGCGGCGGGACGACGGGCTCTCGGCTGCCGCCCGCAAGCAGAG GGACTCGGAGATCatgcagcagaagcagaagaaGGCCGATGAGAAGAAGGAGGGCAACAAGTAA